The following are encoded together in the Bradyrhizobium sp. CCGUVB1N3 genome:
- a CDS encoding lectin, producing MTRFERPTTFPSFAFAVAALALLAAPSAQAQSADMTFFVTSSGPGKGADLGGLDGADAQCQKLAQSAGAGTKTWHAYLSTQAADGKPAVNARDRIGKGPWQNAKGAVIAKDVADLHSANKINKETSLTEKGEVVNGFGDQPNRHDVLTGSQPDGTAFAGTDDRTCKNWTSSTQGAAMVGHSDVSGPATNPTAKSWNTAHPSRGPDGGCSQADLKSTGGDGLLYCFAAN from the coding sequence ATGACCCGTTTCGAGAGACCGACGACATTCCCAAGCTTCGCGTTCGCCGTGGCTGCGCTCGCCTTGCTCGCGGCACCGTCTGCTCAGGCACAATCGGCCGACATGACCTTCTTCGTCACCTCCAGCGGGCCCGGCAAGGGCGCCGATCTCGGCGGCCTCGATGGCGCCGATGCGCAATGCCAGAAGCTCGCGCAATCCGCCGGCGCCGGCACCAAGACCTGGCACGCGTACCTTTCGACGCAGGCCGCCGACGGCAAGCCCGCCGTCAACGCGCGCGACCGCATCGGCAAGGGTCCCTGGCAGAATGCGAAGGGCGCCGTCATCGCCAAGGACGTTGCCGATCTGCACAGCGCCAACAAGATCAACAAGGAGACGTCGCTGACCGAGAAGGGCGAGGTGGTGAACGGTTTTGGTGACCAGCCGAACCGGCACGACGTCCTGACGGGATCGCAGCCCGACGGCACGGCCTTCGCAGGCACCGACGATCGAACCTGCAAGAACTGGACGTCCAGCACGCAGGGAGCGGCGATGGTCGGCCATTCCGACGTCAGCGGTCCGGCCACGAACCCGACGGCTAAATCCTGGAATACCGCACATCCCTCGCGCGGTCCCGATGGCGGCTGCTCGCAGGCCGACCTGAAGAGCACCGGCGGCGACGGGCTGCTCTACTGCTTCGCGGCGAACTAG
- a CDS encoding glutathione S-transferase, translating to MKYELYYWPEIQGRGEYVRLALEEARAAYVDVARGPRGTAAMMKMMDAQGGTPPFAPPFLKAGKLVIGQTANILLYLGSRRGLAPKTEAGKLWVHQLQLTIADFVLEIHDTHHPLGPSLYYEDARPAAKKRTAEFWKERVPKYLGYFEELLDANGGIYLTGRRLTYADLSLFQIVDGLRYAFPKRMRAFEKEIPDLVALRDRVAARPNIKAYLASERRIPFNEQGIFRCYKELDT from the coding sequence ATGAAATACGAGCTCTATTACTGGCCCGAGATCCAGGGCCGCGGCGAATATGTGCGGCTGGCGCTGGAGGAGGCGAGGGCGGCCTATGTCGACGTGGCGCGCGGGCCGCGCGGCACGGCTGCGATGATGAAGATGATGGATGCGCAAGGAGGAACGCCGCCCTTTGCGCCGCCGTTCCTGAAAGCCGGCAAGCTCGTCATCGGCCAGACCGCCAACATCCTGCTTTATCTAGGCAGCCGCCGCGGCCTCGCGCCAAAGACCGAGGCCGGCAAATTATGGGTGCATCAGCTCCAGCTCACGATCGCCGATTTCGTGCTGGAGATCCACGACACCCATCATCCGCTTGGGCCGTCGCTCTACTATGAGGACGCACGGCCGGCTGCGAAGAAGCGCACCGCCGAGTTCTGGAAGGAGCGCGTGCCGAAATATCTCGGCTATTTCGAGGAGCTGCTCGATGCCAATGGCGGCATCTACCTCACCGGCCGCAGGCTCACCTACGCCGACCTCTCGCTGTTCCAGATCGTCGACGGCCTGCGCTATGCGTTTCCAAAACGCATGCGCGCCTTCGAGAAGGAAATCCCCGACCTCGTCGCGCTACGCGACCGCGTCGCGGCGCGGCCGAACATCAAGGCCTATCTCGCAAGCGAGCGCCGCATTCCCTTCAACGAGCAGGGCATCTTCCGCTGCTACAAGGAGCTCGACACGTAA
- a CDS encoding isoprenylcysteine carboxylmethyltransferase family protein, with protein sequence MIARLLLQNSIVVVAMGALMFAGAGTLDWPSLWVWLIASALLGPVCGWWLYRLDPALLAERLRPVIQKDQPAADKVFMAVFILAMLAWLVTMGLDRRWLASDVPVALQVLGFVLSLLSTACILWVFRENSFAAPVVKLQTERAQHVVSSGPYAYVRHPMYSGMVLFFLGVPLLVGSWWGVAMVPLFLVLLAIRIRIEERTLIQGLPGYADYALRVRHRLLPGVW encoded by the coding sequence ATGATCGCAAGACTGCTCTTGCAGAACTCGATCGTCGTCGTCGCGATGGGCGCGCTGATGTTTGCGGGCGCCGGCACGCTGGACTGGCCCTCCCTGTGGGTGTGGCTGATCGCCTCTGCGCTGCTCGGCCCGGTCTGCGGCTGGTGGCTATACCGGCTCGATCCGGCGCTGCTCGCCGAACGCCTCCGCCCGGTCATCCAGAAAGACCAGCCGGCCGCCGACAAGGTCTTCATGGCCGTATTCATCCTGGCGATGCTGGCCTGGCTGGTCACGATGGGGCTGGACCGGCGGTGGCTCGCCTCTGACGTGCCAGTCGCGTTGCAGGTGCTAGGCTTCGTGCTGAGCCTGCTCTCGACGGCCTGCATTCTTTGGGTGTTTCGCGAGAACTCATTCGCCGCACCCGTGGTGAAGCTGCAAACCGAGCGCGCGCAGCACGTGGTCTCGAGCGGACCTTACGCCTATGTGCGGCATCCCATGTACAGCGGCATGGTGCTGTTCTTCCTCGGCGTGCCGCTGCTGGTCGGCTCATGGTGGGGCGTCGCGATGGTGCCGCTGTTCCTCGTCTTGCTCGCGATCCGCATCCGTATCGAGGAGCGCACGCTGATCCAGGGCCTGCCCGGCTATGCCGACTATGCGCTGCGCGTGCGCCATCGGCTGCTGCCGGGCGTCTGGTAG
- a CDS encoding fumarate hydratase, which translates to MNAPTAFPDQSQPVPPYKHTPLFPLGKDETPYKKISSEGVRVEKVLGKDMLVVSREALRALSEAAFGEINHYLRPGHLKQLRAILEDGEASPNDKFVALDFLKNANIAAGGVLPMCQDTGTAIIMGKKGCNVITDGADEAALSEGARDAYLRRNLRYSQVAPLSMYEEKNTANNMPAQCEIYAEGDDAYKFMFMAKGGGSANKSFLFQATPSVLTKDRLLAFLKEKVLTLGTAACPPYHLAIVIGGTSAELCMKTVKLASARYLDALPTHGSPDGNAFRDVEMEQEIHKMTQSLGVGAQFGGKYFCHDVRVIRMPRHGASLPIGLGVSCSADRQVLGKITRDGIYLEELEHNPAQYLPQVEETLGGEVVKIDLNQPMKDILATFAKYPIKTRVSMTGTMIVARDSAHAKLRERLEKGEPLPDYFKNHPVYYAGPAKTPEGYASGAFGPTTAGRMDSFVDQFQAAGGSMVMVAKGNRAPAVREACKKYGGFYLGSIGGAAANLAEHCIKKVEVLEYPELGMEAIWRIEVVDFPAFIIVDDKGNDFFKELNLG; encoded by the coding sequence ATGAACGCTCCCACCGCCTTTCCCGACCAGTCCCAGCCTGTTCCGCCCTACAAGCACACCCCGCTGTTTCCGCTCGGCAAGGACGAGACGCCCTACAAGAAGATTTCCAGCGAGGGCGTGCGGGTCGAAAAGGTCCTGGGCAAGGACATGCTGGTGGTGTCGCGCGAGGCGCTGCGGGCACTGTCGGAGGCGGCCTTCGGCGAGATCAACCACTATCTGCGGCCGGGGCACCTGAAGCAGCTCCGCGCGATCCTGGAGGACGGCGAGGCCAGCCCGAACGACAAGTTCGTCGCGCTCGACTTCCTGAAGAACGCCAACATCGCCGCCGGCGGCGTCCTGCCGATGTGCCAGGACACCGGCACGGCGATCATCATGGGCAAGAAGGGCTGCAACGTCATCACCGACGGTGCGGACGAGGCAGCGCTCTCGGAAGGCGCGCGCGACGCGTACCTCCGCCGCAACCTGCGCTACTCGCAGGTCGCGCCGCTGTCGATGTATGAGGAGAAGAATACCGCCAACAACATGCCGGCGCAGTGCGAGATCTACGCCGAGGGCGACGATGCCTACAAGTTCATGTTCATGGCGAAGGGCGGCGGAAGCGCCAACAAGAGCTTTCTGTTCCAGGCAACCCCCTCGGTGCTGACCAAGGACCGGCTGCTCGCCTTCCTGAAGGAGAAGGTGCTGACGCTGGGCACCGCGGCGTGCCCGCCCTATCACCTTGCGATCGTGATCGGCGGCACCTCCGCCGAGCTCTGCATGAAGACGGTGAAGCTCGCTTCCGCCCGCTATCTCGACGCGCTGCCGACCCACGGCTCGCCCGACGGCAACGCCTTCCGCGACGTCGAGATGGAGCAGGAAATCCACAAGATGACGCAGTCGCTCGGTGTCGGCGCGCAGTTCGGCGGCAAGTATTTCTGCCACGACGTGCGCGTGATCCGCATGCCGCGCCATGGCGCCTCGCTCCCGATCGGGCTCGGCGTGTCCTGCTCGGCCGACCGCCAGGTGCTCGGCAAGATCACCAGGGACGGCATCTATCTCGAGGAGCTCGAGCACAACCCCGCGCAGTATCTGCCGCAGGTCGAAGAGACGCTCGGCGGCGAGGTCGTCAAGATCGACCTCAACCAGCCCATGAAGGACATTCTGGCGACGTTCGCGAAATATCCGATCAAGACGCGGGTCTCGATGACCGGCACCATGATTGTCGCGCGCGACTCCGCACACGCCAAGCTGCGCGAGCGGCTGGAAAAGGGCGAGCCGCTGCCGGATTACTTCAAGAACCATCCGGTCTATTACGCGGGTCCTGCAAAAACACCCGAGGGCTATGCCTCCGGCGCGTTCGGCCCGACCACGGCGGGCCGCATGGATTCCTTCGTCGACCAGTTCCAGGCCGCCGGTGGCTCGATGGTGATGGTCGCCAAAGGCAACCGCGCGCCGGCCGTGCGCGAGGCCTGCAAGAAGTATGGCGGCTTCTATCTCGGCTCGATCGGCGGCGCCGCGGCGAACCTCGCCGAGCACTGCATCAAGAAGGTCGAGGTGCTCGAATATCCCGAGCTCGGCATGGAAGCGATCTGGCGCATCGAAGTGGTCGATTTCCCGGCGTTCATCATCGTCGACGACAAGGGCAACGACTTCTTCAAGGAGTTGAACCTGGGCTAG
- a CDS encoding DEAD/DEAH box helicase → MSFSTTSPPLARALAERNYDRPTPVQIAVLAAEAVGRDLLVSAQTGSGKTIAYGLAIAKNLLGSLERFERAAAPLALIVAPTRELALQVHRELAWLYQHADGRVVSCVGGMDPRREQRELAAGAHIVVGTPGRLSDHLRRGHLDISELKTVVLDEADEMLNLGFREDMEFILETTPDTRRTLLFSATFPRGIVALAKQYQQQAFRIEVAGDEGGHADIEYRAIRIAPGDVEHAVVNVLRFFESPSALVFCNTRDAVRHLQAALLERGFSVVALSGELTQNERTQALQALRDGRSRVCVATDVAARGIDLPSLDLVVHADLPNDAEVMQHRSGRTGRAGRKGVSVLLVPPARRRRAELLLNLSGTDAVWGTAPQADEIRKLDHERMLKDAVFAEETTPDDLVLAQALLAERSPEDIAAALARLYRARLPSPEDILDPGEGSGRPRDGRGRDNAGTSRGDDRPAGPRSKTGKSSSRHGMAEASVWFRAAIGRRKNAEARWLLPMICRRGGIDKRDIGAIRIMDTTTEFEISERVAESFAVKIRRPDKEDSIRIEPMADAPQGQAPSDKRTHAPRREAGDTDHSARRSDHSRDATGPKQRGKPHGDSGSKFPSEPKFGKKKKHRDKPSHVEQSRPASAWPAKGAPGKKAKKNRRD, encoded by the coding sequence GTGTCATTCTCGACCACAAGTCCGCCGCTCGCTCGCGCTCTCGCCGAGCGCAACTACGACCGGCCGACCCCCGTTCAGATCGCCGTGCTTGCGGCCGAAGCTGTCGGCCGCGACCTTCTCGTTTCGGCCCAGACCGGCTCGGGCAAGACGATCGCCTACGGGCTCGCCATTGCAAAGAATCTGCTCGGCAGCCTGGAGCGCTTCGAGCGGGCTGCCGCACCGCTTGCCTTGATCGTCGCGCCCACTCGTGAGCTCGCCTTGCAGGTCCATCGCGAGCTCGCATGGCTCTATCAACATGCGGATGGGCGCGTCGTCTCTTGCGTCGGTGGCATGGATCCGCGCCGCGAACAGCGCGAGCTTGCCGCCGGCGCTCACATCGTGGTCGGGACGCCCGGCCGATTGAGCGATCACTTGCGGCGCGGCCATCTCGACATCTCGGAATTGAAGACCGTCGTTCTCGACGAGGCCGACGAGATGCTCAATCTCGGTTTTCGCGAGGATATGGAATTCATCCTCGAGACCACGCCGGACACGCGCCGCACGTTGTTGTTCTCGGCGACCTTCCCGCGTGGCATCGTTGCGCTGGCAAAGCAGTATCAGCAACAGGCGTTTCGGATCGAGGTCGCCGGCGACGAAGGCGGTCACGCCGATATCGAGTACCGCGCCATCCGGATCGCCCCCGGTGACGTCGAGCATGCGGTCGTCAACGTCTTGCGTTTTTTCGAGTCGCCGAGCGCACTGGTGTTTTGCAACACGCGAGATGCCGTCAGGCATTTGCAGGCGGCGCTGCTCGAGCGTGGTTTTTCCGTGGTCGCGCTCTCCGGCGAGTTGACGCAGAACGAACGGACCCAGGCTCTGCAGGCGCTGCGGGATGGACGTTCCCGCGTCTGCGTGGCTACCGACGTGGCGGCGCGCGGCATCGATCTGCCGAGCCTCGACCTCGTCGTTCATGCGGATCTGCCGAATGATGCGGAGGTCATGCAGCATCGCTCGGGCCGCACCGGCCGTGCGGGCCGGAAGGGTGTCAGCGTCCTGCTGGTGCCACCCGCACGACGACGGCGTGCCGAACTGCTGCTGAACCTGTCCGGCACTGACGCCGTCTGGGGCACCGCTCCGCAGGCGGACGAGATCCGCAAGCTCGATCACGAACGCATGCTGAAGGATGCGGTGTTCGCCGAGGAGACCACCCCCGACGATCTGGTACTGGCGCAGGCCCTGCTTGCCGAGCGGTCGCCTGAGGACATCGCCGCGGCGCTCGCGCGTCTCTATCGCGCGCGGCTTCCATCGCCCGAAGACATTCTCGATCCCGGTGAGGGGAGCGGCCGGCCGCGCGACGGGCGCGGTCGAGACAACGCGGGAACGTCGCGCGGCGATGACCGTCCCGCAGGGCCCCGATCGAAGACGGGAAAATCTTCGTCGCGCCACGGCATGGCGGAGGCCAGCGTGTGGTTCCGCGCCGCCATTGGACGAAGAAAGAACGCGGAGGCGCGCTGGCTCTTGCCGATGATTTGCCGTCGCGGCGGCATCGACAAGCGTGACATCGGCGCCATCCGGATTATGGACACCACCACCGAGTTCGAGATTTCCGAGCGGGTCGCGGAATCCTTCGCCGTCAAGATCCGGCGTCCGGACAAGGAAGACAGCATCCGCATCGAGCCGATGGCAGATGCTCCCCAGGGCCAGGCGCCTTCGGACAAGCGCACACACGCGCCCCGACGCGAGGCCGGCGATACCGATCACAGTGCTCGTCGCAGCGACCATTCCCGGGACGCGACAGGGCCAAAGCAACGCGGCAAGCCGCACGGCGACAGCGGGTCGAAATTCCCCAGCGAGCCGAAATTCGGGAAGAAAAAGAAACACCGGGACAAGCCCAGTCACGTCGAGCAATCGCGGCCTGCAAGCGCTTGGCCTGCGAAAGGTGCCCCTGGAAAGAAGGCAAAGAAAAATCGTCGGGACTAA
- a CDS encoding fatty acid desaturase yields the protein MSVKHNSGLASPDTRHWTRILGGYRTPNHVRSIAELAITALPLVTLWTAAWFTFSIGHAWASLLIAVPAAGFLLRLFMIQHDCGHGTFFANRLVNDWVGRVIGVLTLTPYDWWRRTHAIHHATTGNLDRRGIGDIDTLTVREYQARSRWGRLKYRLYRHPLVMFVLGPAYLFLLQHRLPVGLMRDGWQPWASTMATNLGVALIAAALTWFIGIKAFLLVHLPIMLLAATAGVWLFYVQHQFEQTAWECDERWNLHQAALYGSSHYDLPVLLRWFTANIGIHHVHHLCSRIPFYRLPHVLRDHPELREVGHITLLQSFGCVRLVLWDEAQRRLVSFREIRARELQDAAPKLAGP from the coding sequence GTGAGTGTTAAACATAACTCAGGTCTGGCGTCGCCCGACACGCGACATTGGACGCGCATTCTCGGCGGCTATCGGACACCAAATCACGTGCGCAGCATTGCCGAGCTGGCGATCACGGCATTGCCGCTCGTGACGTTATGGACTGCAGCTTGGTTCACATTCTCCATTGGCCATGCCTGGGCTTCATTGCTCATCGCGGTTCCTGCTGCTGGCTTTCTCTTGCGCCTGTTCATGATCCAGCACGACTGCGGCCATGGCACCTTTTTCGCCAATCGTCTGGTGAACGACTGGGTCGGCCGCGTCATTGGGGTGCTCACGCTGACGCCTTACGACTGGTGGCGCCGCACCCACGCGATCCATCACGCCACCACCGGCAACCTCGACCGGCGCGGTATCGGCGATATCGATACCCTGACAGTGCGCGAATACCAGGCCCGTTCGCGGTGGGGCCGTCTGAAATACCGACTTTACCGCCACCCGCTGGTCATGTTCGTGCTCGGACCAGCCTATCTGTTTCTCCTGCAACACCGCCTCCCGGTCGGCCTCATGCGTGACGGTTGGCAGCCTTGGGCCAGCACAATGGCAACCAATCTCGGCGTTGCCCTGATCGCCGCCGCCCTCACATGGTTCATCGGTATCAAGGCGTTCCTGCTCGTACATCTCCCGATCATGCTGCTCGCCGCCACGGCCGGCGTATGGCTGTTCTATGTTCAACATCAGTTTGAGCAAACAGCGTGGGAGTGCGACGAGCGCTGGAATCTGCATCAAGCCGCCCTATACGGCAGCTCACATTACGATCTTCCGGTGTTGCTGCGCTGGTTCACAGCCAACATCGGCATCCACCACGTGCACCATCTCTGCAGTCGTATCCCCTTTTACCGGCTGCCGCACGTGCTGCGCGACCACCCGGAACTGCGCGAGGTCGGTCATATAACGCTTCTGCAGAGCTTCGGGTGCGTAAGGCTTGTGCTGTGGGACGAGGCTCAGCGCCGCCTGGTGTCGTTCCGTGAAATCAGAGCTCGAGAGTTGCAGGACGCGGCGCCAAAGCTCGCTGGACCATAG
- a CDS encoding inner membrane-spanning protein YciB, with protein sequence MKDVFARLASDFLSTIVFLIIYLATDNIILATSLAVTGAIAQVIYARVKGNSLGYMTYASLALVIVLGTATILTHDPRFVLAKPSIAHFAIGAIMLKPGWMLRYMPARVTDVIPEYVTAAGYAWAVLMFVLGAGTIAVAWTGDLKLWAFYVSVVAVGAKIAAFAIQYVIFRIIITGRLRAAARA encoded by the coding sequence ATGAAGGACGTATTCGCCCGCCTCGCCTCCGATTTCCTCTCGACCATCGTCTTCCTGATCATCTATCTCGCAACCGACAACATCATCCTGGCGACGTCGTTGGCGGTTACAGGGGCAATTGCGCAGGTGATCTATGCCCGCGTCAAGGGCAACTCGCTCGGCTACATGACCTACGCCTCGCTCGCGCTGGTCATCGTGCTGGGGACCGCCACCATTCTCACCCATGATCCGCGCTTCGTCCTGGCAAAGCCCTCGATCGCACATTTCGCGATCGGCGCGATCATGCTCAAGCCCGGCTGGATGCTGCGCTATATGCCGGCGCGGGTGACCGACGTCATTCCGGAATATGTCACAGCCGCAGGCTACGCCTGGGCGGTGCTGATGTTCGTGCTCGGCGCCGGCACCATCGCGGTCGCCTGGACCGGCGATCTCAAATTGTGGGCGTTCTACGTGTCGGTCGTCGCCGTCGGCGCCAAGATCGCGGCGTTCGCCATCCAATACGTGATCTTCCGCATCATCATCACCGGCCGCCTGCGCGCCGCCGCCCGCGCCTGA
- a CDS encoding MAPEG family protein: MHMPSITAFYLAILALIYAVLALQVIRLRRSNKAAFSDGGNTSLRNAIRAHGNFMEYVPIITLMVAMIEMSGASALRVHLLMGALLLSRLIHPFGLSAAPNSLRFQIGRVGGIVITISLLITCALTILSQLPWRDVADEAAVQAIAAIHFLQVIHIILTL; this comes from the coding sequence ATGCACATGCCCTCCATCACCGCGTTCTATCTCGCGATCCTCGCCCTGATCTACGCCGTCCTCGCGCTGCAAGTGATCCGGCTGCGGCGGAGCAACAAGGCCGCCTTCAGCGACGGCGGCAACACGAGCTTGCGCAACGCGATCCGCGCGCACGGCAACTTCATGGAATATGTGCCGATCATCACGCTGATGGTGGCCATGATCGAAATGTCCGGCGCCTCAGCACTGCGCGTTCACCTCCTGATGGGCGCACTTTTGCTGTCGCGGCTGATCCATCCCTTCGGCCTGTCCGCCGCGCCGAACTCGCTCCGGTTTCAGATCGGCCGCGTCGGCGGCATTGTCATCACCATCAGCCTGTTGATCACGTGTGCCTTGACGATCCTGTCGCAGCTACCCTGGCGCGACGTCGCCGACGAAGCTGCGGTGCAAGCCATTGCTGCAATTCACTTTTTACAAGTCATTCACATCATTTTGACACTGTAA
- a CDS encoding carotenoid oxygenase family protein, giving the protein MQQDVFSQVPPNRAPIPFEADAPFLKVVGELPRELNGTLYRNGPNPQFDVPGAHWFVGDGMLHAFHLENGRASYRNRWVRTPKWQAEHDAGRAFFGKGFGSKLPDAPAHLTDGGVANTNVIFHAGKLLALEEGHLPTEIEPGTLTTRGYCNYQGRVAGPFTAHPKIDPSTGEMVFFGYNASGPLTPTLSYGAIDASGKATRFARFEAPYASMVHDFIVTENHVLFPILPITGSMERAMKGRPPYAWEPEKGAFVGVMKRNGRPEDIVWFRAEACYVFHVMNAWEDGNRIVADVMQFEEAPLFPHPDGRPTNPEKSFARHCRWTFDLTGNTDRFQQTYLDDLTGEFPRVDDRRAGLKTSHGWYACANPRLPMFTALSGIVHVDGAGKRLGHYLLPAGDSISEPVFVERAKDAAEGEGWLLAVVWRARENRSDLAVFNATDVEAGPVALVQLGHRVPDGFHGNWVGAA; this is encoded by the coding sequence ATGCAGCAGGATGTGTTCAGCCAGGTGCCGCCCAATCGCGCGCCCATCCCGTTCGAGGCCGACGCGCCGTTCCTGAAGGTCGTCGGCGAGTTGCCGCGCGAATTGAACGGGACGCTCTATCGCAACGGTCCCAATCCACAGTTCGACGTACCCGGCGCGCACTGGTTCGTCGGCGACGGCATGCTGCACGCTTTCCACCTGGAGAATGGTCGCGCGAGCTACCGCAACCGCTGGGTCCGCACCCCGAAATGGCAGGCCGAGCATGATGCCGGCCGCGCATTCTTCGGCAAGGGCTTCGGCAGCAAATTGCCAGATGCGCCTGCGCACCTGACCGACGGCGGCGTCGCCAACACCAACGTCATCTTCCACGCCGGCAAGCTGCTCGCGCTCGAAGAGGGTCATCTGCCGACCGAGATCGAGCCCGGCACGCTCACAACGCGCGGCTATTGCAACTACCAGGGCCGCGTCGCCGGCCCCTTCACCGCACATCCGAAGATCGATCCCTCAACCGGCGAGATGGTGTTCTTCGGATACAATGCGAGCGGCCCGCTCACGCCCACCCTCTCCTACGGCGCGATCGACGCCAGCGGCAAGGCGACGCGCTTTGCGCGTTTCGAGGCGCCCTATGCCAGCATGGTGCATGACTTCATCGTTACCGAGAACCACGTGCTGTTTCCGATCCTGCCCATCACCGGCAGCATGGAGCGTGCGATGAAGGGCCGGCCGCCCTACGCCTGGGAGCCTGAGAAAGGTGCCTTTGTCGGCGTGATGAAGCGCAACGGCAGGCCAGAGGACATCGTCTGGTTCCGCGCCGAAGCCTGCTACGTCTTCCACGTGATGAACGCCTGGGAGGACGGCAACCGCATCGTCGCCGACGTCATGCAGTTCGAGGAGGCGCCGCTGTTTCCGCATCCCGACGGCAGGCCGACCAATCCCGAGAAATCGTTCGCGCGGCATTGCCGCTGGACGTTCGATCTCACCGGGAATACCGACCGCTTCCAGCAGACCTATCTCGACGATCTCACCGGCGAATTCCCGCGCGTCGATGATCGTCGCGCAGGATTGAAGACGAGCCACGGCTGGTACGCCTGCGCCAACCCACGACTGCCGATGTTCACCGCGCTGTCCGGCATCGTGCATGTCGATGGTGCGGGAAAACGCCTCGGCCATTACCTGCTGCCGGCCGGCGACAGCATCTCCGAGCCGGTATTCGTCGAGCGTGCCAAGGATGCCGCGGAAGGCGAGGGCTGGCTGCTCGCGGTGGTCTGGCGCGCCCGCGAGAACCGCAGCGATCTCGCCGTGTTCAACGCCACCGATGTCGAGGCAGGCCCCGTCGCGCTCGTACAACTCGGCCACCGCGTGCCCGACGGGTTTCACGGCAATTGGGTCGGAGCGGCGTAG
- a CDS encoding TetR/AcrR family transcriptional regulator produces MAKTETIRRARPRKSPSSAAKERPRRAASAKAETPYHHGALREALLKAAERVLERDGLGGLTLRAVAREAGVSHAAPTHHFGDLTGLVSELAAVGFRQFNAAMASACDSATTSLERALARPKAYVAYAQAHPGMYGIMFRTERLDYSRPSLHEAAEASFAGLANAIGAMRQEQISRDTMTLDQAAAIARAWSMVHGFTMLLLDGRLEDILGRLPNGTTAEQLLEAILKSTVPKWPVESGAAKG; encoded by the coding sequence ATGGCCAAGACCGAAACCATCCGCCGCGCTCGCCCCAGAAAATCGCCGTCATCCGCCGCGAAGGAGCGGCCGCGCCGCGCCGCGAGTGCGAAGGCCGAGACGCCTTATCACCACGGTGCGCTGCGCGAGGCGCTACTCAAGGCGGCCGAGCGCGTGCTGGAGCGCGACGGCCTCGGCGGCCTCACGCTGCGTGCGGTGGCGCGCGAGGCGGGGGTGTCGCATGCCGCGCCGACCCATCATTTCGGCGACCTCACCGGTCTCGTCAGCGAGCTCGCCGCGGTCGGCTTCCGCCAGTTCAATGCGGCGATGGCCTCGGCCTGCGATTCCGCGACGACGTCACTCGAGCGGGCGCTGGCGCGACCCAAGGCCTATGTCGCCTATGCGCAGGCCCATCCCGGCATGTACGGCATCATGTTCCGCACCGAGCGGCTCGACTATTCCAGGCCGTCGCTGCACGAAGCCGCGGAGGCCTCCTTTGCGGGGCTTGCCAACGCCATCGGCGCGATGCGCCAGGAGCAGATCAGCCGCGATACAATGACGCTCGACCAGGCGGCAGCGATCGCGCGCGCCTGGTCGATGGTGCACGGCTTCACCATGCTGCTGCTCGACGGCCGGCTCGAGGATATTTTGGGGCGGTTGCCGAATGGCACCACGGCCGAGCAGCTTCTGGAGGCGATCCTGAAGTCGACGGTGCCGAAGTGGCCAGTTGAGAGCGGCGCAGCGAAAGGCTAG
- a CDS encoding SET domain-containing protein produces MSAISSNKPYRVGRSKTGLGLFATKPIKKGTRIIRYFGPILDCRIPEQDDIENKYLFELNGRWTIDGSVRKNVARYINHSCRPNAESDVRPRERKVFIRAIKNIEAGDEINYDYGTDYFKAYLKPIGCKCASCETKRKKLRAEARAERAKVKARPARKAKKTGAKAGAKKKLNGHAFGKANGRARA; encoded by the coding sequence ATGTCAGCCATATCGTCGAACAAACCCTATCGCGTCGGCCGCTCCAAGACCGGACTTGGCCTCTTCGCCACCAAACCGATCAAGAAGGGTACCCGGATCATCCGCTATTTCGGACCGATCCTGGACTGTCGGATCCCGGAACAGGACGACATCGAGAACAAATACCTGTTCGAGCTCAACGGCCGCTGGACCATCGACGGCTCGGTGCGCAAGAACGTCGCGCGATACATCAACCATTCCTGCCGGCCCAACGCGGAATCCGACGTGCGGCCGCGCGAGCGCAAGGTCTTCATCCGCGCCATCAAGAACATCGAGGCGGGCGATGAGATCAACTACGACTACGGCACCGACTATTTCAAAGCCTATCTCAAGCCGATCGGCTGCAAGTGCGCCTCCTGCGAGACGAAGCGGAAGAAGCTGCGCGCCGAGGCGCGGGCCGAGCGGGCCAAGGTGAAGGCGCGCCCCGCGCGCAAGGCCAAGAAGACGGGCGCGAAGGCTGGCGCCAAGAAGAAGCTCAACGGCCACGCCTTCGGCAAAGCGAACGGCCGCGCGCGGGCTTAG